A single region of the Spirochaetales bacterium genome encodes:
- a CDS encoding DUF3788 family protein, producing the protein MYERMLDKSQRPSKEEIKKEIGKIHAEYMDLFESFLNDNYDLITELKFPFGNKYGWSYKYSHKNKHSCYLFFEGKAFTICIQIGKNELNKINDIFETFLPRTKEVWKNRYPCGDGGWMYYRILKKEELDDVIKLITTKKKPINQIQEKLLT; encoded by the coding sequence ATGTACGAACGAATGCTTGATAAATCTCAACGACCTTCAAAAGAAGAAATCAAGAAAGAAATAGGAAAAATTCATGCTGAATATATGGATTTATTTGAATCTTTTTTAAATGATAATTATGATTTAATTACTGAATTGAAGTTCCCTTTTGGAAATAAATATGGATGGAGTTATAAATACTCTCATAAAAATAAGCATTCGTGTTACTTGTTTTTTGAAGGAAAGGCATTTACAATATGTATTCAAATTGGTAAAAATGAATTAAATAAAATTAATGATATTTTCGAAACATTTTTACCAAGAACCAAGGAAGTCTGGAAGAATAGATATCCATGTGGTGACGGTGGATGGATGTACTATAGAATTCTTAAAAAAGAAGAATTAGATGATGTAATTAAACTTATTACGACTAAAAAGAAACCAATTAATCAAATACAAGAGAAATTATTAACTTAA